In the Tenrec ecaudatus isolate mTenEca1 chromosome 16, mTenEca1.hap1, whole genome shotgun sequence genome, one interval contains:
- the OAS2 gene encoding 2'-5'-oligoadenylate synthase 2 yields the protein MWGWCSYLKVNSIPTEDLGPFIQRSLRPREDSRILIDRAVNAICAVLLNSPHVQGVAKGGSYGRDTVLSHTSDGTLIIFLADLRQFWDHTTCRRDILRNIWERLKASKHLRELAVQPFTTWSPGRLSIQLDARELSIVFEVLSTFRAVGPGEKPSAQLYRELKSFIDTTLFRPGDFSVCFMTLQEEFFKNRPRKLKDLILLVKYWYQQCREELQDSGKLPDYALELLTVYAWEQGCGLDDFDLAEGIRTVLWLITQHRKLCVYWTINYNFENETLRNILLHQLRAPRPVILDPVNPMHNVSGGPDMCWEWLDKEARIWLSFLRLGDGSPGPSWNVLPAPLYITPENLLDKFIQDFLQPSKEFLDQVKKAVDIICSFLKEKCFQTSEDQIKIQKIVKGGSTAKGTALRSGSDADLILFPNNLKSFPSQKDQRSDIIKEVHKQLEACQKKEKFEVKVEISKHTAPRGLSFSLRSKELPESVEFDLLPAFNALGVWTSGSTPSPTVYAELIRLFTSSEYVKGEFSCCFTELQRDFIISRPTKVKSLIRLVKHWYKQCERKLKTKGSLPPKYALELLTIYAWEQGSGEVDFKTAQGFRTVLELVTQYQHLCIFWTVNYNFQDPTVGNFLWHQIQNTRPVILDPAEPTGDVGGGHRWRWDLLAQEAKEWLSSSLCFKDGAGSPVTPWRVLLVQTPGSCGARIQPIAQSHPGAIMSWASTARRNF from the exons ATGTGGGGCTGGTGTTCATACTTGAAAGTGAACTCTATACCCACTGAAGACCTGGGGCCATTCATTCAGAGATCCCTGCGGCCCCGTGAAGACAGCAGGATACTGATTGACCGGGCTGTCAATGCCATCTGTGCTGTCCTGCTGAACTCCCCGCACGTTCAGGGTGTGGCCAAA GGTGGTTCCTATGGCCGGGATACAGTCCTCAGCCACACGTCCGATGGCACCCTCATCATCTTCCTCGCTGACTTAAGACAATTCTGGGATCACACGACATGCCGACGTGACATCCTCAGAAACATCTGGGAGCGCCTCAAAGCCTCAAAGCACTTGAGGGAACTAGCCGTCCAGCCGTTCACCACCTGGTCCCCAGGCCGGCTCAGCATCCAGCTGGACGCCAGGGAGCTAAGCATTGTTTTTGAGGTGCTGTCTACCTTCAGAGCTGTGG GCCCTGGTGAGAAGCCCAGTGCCCAGCTCTATCGAGAGTTGAAAAGCTTCATAGATACAACATTATTCCGGCCCGGTGACTTCTCAGTCTGCTTCATGACGCTCCAGGAGGAATTTTTTAAGAACCGTCCCAGAAAACTGAAGGATTTGATCCTCTTGGTAAAATACTGGTATCAGCAG TGTCGGGAAGAGCTTCAGGATTCAGGCAAGCTGCCTGACTATGCTCTGGAGCTGCTGACAGTGTATGCCTGGGAGCAGGGATGCGGGCTAGACGACTTCGACCTAGCCGAAGGCATCCGAACTGTTCTCTGGCTCATCACGCAGCACCGAAAGCTGTGTGTCTACTGGACCATCAACTACAACTTTGAGAATGAGACTCTGAGGAATATCCTGCTGCACCAGCTCCGGGCACCGAG GCCCGTCATCTTGGATCCAGTTAACCCGATGCATAATGTAAGTGGAGGTCCAGACATGTGTTGGGAATGGCTGGACAAGGAAGCTCGAATCTGGCTGTCGTTTCTGCGCCTGGGTGACGGGTCCCCTGGACCATCCTGGAATGTTCTG CCAGCACCTCTCTACATCACCCCGGAAAATCTTCTAGATAAGTTCATCCAAGACTTTCTCCAGCCTAGCAAAGAGTTCCTGGATCAGGTCAAGAAAGCTGTTGATATTATCTGCTCATTCCTTAAAGAAAAGTGCTTCCAAACTTCAGAAGATCAGATCAAGATTCAGAAGATCGTCAAG GGTGGATCCACGGCCAAAGGCACGGCGCTGAGGAGTGGCTCTGACGCCGACCTCATCTTGTTCCCCAACAATTTGAAAAGCTTTCCCTCCCAGAAAGACCAGCGAAGTGACATCATCAAGGAAGTCCATAAGCAGCTGGAAGCCTGCCAGAAGAAGGAGAAGTTTGAGGTGAAGGTGGAGATTTCCAAGCATACCGCTCCCAGGGGGCTCAGCTTCTCCCTGAGGTCCAAAGAGTTGCCGGAAAGCGTGGAGTTTGACCTGCTACCTGCTTTCAATGCGCTAG GTGTATGGACATCAggctccacccccagccccactgtCTATGCGGAGCTCATCCGGCTGTTTACATCCTCGGAGTATGTGAAGGGAGAGTTTTCCTGCTGCTTCACAGAGCTGCAGCGGGATTTCATCATCTCCCGTCCGACCAAGGTGAAGAGTTTAATTCGCCTGGTGAAGCATTGGTACAAACAG TGTGAACGGAAACTAAAGACAAAGGGCTCCCTGCCCCCAAAGTACGCCTTGGAGTTGCTGACTATTTATGCCTGGGAACAGGGCAGCGGGGAAGTGGATTTTAAAACTGCCCAAGGCTTCCGGACAGTCCTGGAGCTGGTCACACAATACCAACACCTCTGTATCTTCTGGACAGTCAACTACAACTTCCAGGACCCAACTGTGGGGAACTTCCTGTGGCACCAGATTCAGAACACCAG GCCTGTGATCCTGGACCCGGCTGAGCCCACGGGCGACGTGGGTGGAGGGCATCGCTGGAGGTGGGATCTTCTAGCCCAAGAGGCCAAAGAGTGGTTGTCCTCCTCCCTCTGCTTCAAAGATGGAGCTGGTTCCCCGGTGACACCATGGAGAGTCCTG CTGGTGCAGACCCCGGGAAGCTGTGGAGCCAGGATACAGCCCATTGCCCAGTCCCATCCAGGAGCCATAATGTCCTGGGCCAGCACTGCCAGAAGGAACTTCTAG